The region ACTGGATGAGTAATTGACGAGAATTTTAAAAATGAAGGGGATATAAAAAGTTTCCATATATAATAGATCAAAGATAAAGTGGAATAATTATTAAAAAATTTGCTGAAGAACAACGACAGAAGGCTTTATAGCAGTCTTTCTTCATAGGAATGCGATATTTTGCATCGAACCGCATAATTGGTCACATAACTATAAATAACTTCAAAATTTGGGCCGCTGACAACATTAGAAAAACTTCGGCATTTATCTCCTCCTATAGCGAGTGTCGAAGTTTGTCTTATAAAGAAATCCTTACCTTATACCTTCCAACGTTATGATAGAACGTTGGAATTCGACAAAATTTGTAGTGACAAACATGTAGATAGGAAAGATTTATACTTTCCTATCTACATTAGAAAACTTGGTTGTCACCAAGCCTTTGGGTGACAGCCTTAGTTGCACTTATGCAGTAAGAAAGGATTTTATACTTTCTTAACTGCTAAAAAAGCGCCCGATCATCAGGCGCCTTTTTTCTTATACTGCATTCTTCTTTTTTATCTGCTTACTTCTAAGCTGTCCGCATGCAGCATCAATATCTGCACCATTCTCCCAGCGGACGCCGCAATTTATACCGTTTTCCTTCAGTGTTTCGTAAAACGCCTGAATTGAAGCAGAATCGCTTCGTTGGTACTGGTTATGCTCATCTACCGAATTATATGGGATCAGATTCACATAACTCAGATGTCGCTTATCCTGAAGCAATTTGGCTAATTGCCGTGCCTCCGACTTATGATCGTTCACATCTTTCAGCATGATATATTCATACGTTATCCGACGGTTCACTTTTTCCAGATAATAATCAACCGAAGCCATTAATTTTTCAATCGGAAATGCCCGATTTATTTTCATAATCTGTGTTCTGAGTTCATTGTTTGGCGCGTGCAGCGATATTGCCAGGTTAACCTGTGTACCAGTGTCCGCCCACTCATAAATCTTATGGGCAAGTCCACTTGTTGACACGGTAATGTGCCGGGCACCTATGCAAAGTCCTTTATCATCGTTCACCACATTGATAAAGTCCATTAAGTTGTTAAAGTTATCGAAAGGCTCACCGATACCCATCACTACAATATGACTGACACGGTCCCCTTCTCCTTTTTCATCCAGGTGCTTCTGAACACTCATAATCTGTTCAACAATCTCTCCACCGGATAAATCACGGCTTTTTTTCAAAAGGCCGCTTGCACAAAAAGAACATCCGATATTACAGCCAACTTGTGTTGTCACACAAACCGAAAGGCCATAATTAAACCGCATCAATACCGTTTCAATTACATTATCATCTGCCAATCTGAATAAATATTTAATCGTACCATCAGATGACTCCTGCTTAATTTCTTCACCAAGTGTATGCAGAACAAAATTTTCTTCCAGTAGTTCAATTGTCTCTTTGTTGACATTTTTCATATCAGCAAATGATGCCACTCGCTTTTTATACAACCAGTTCCAAACCTGATCAACCCGGAAGCGGCGTTGACCATAGTCCAAAAGCCAGTCAGTCAACTTTTCATATGTCATTCCATAAATGGATGGTTTACTCATAGTGCTTACCCTCATTTCAAACGTTACAATTCTTATATTGTACTATATTAATGGATGAGTCGCAATGTGGCAAATGAAAGAGTTAATATGTGATATGGAGATAGTACGACATTATATTTTCCCTTCAGGCAAAAAATTGGAACATCCATTTGAAAGCACGTATCATTTCTTCATAAGGAGTGAATTTTCATGAAAACATTTCAAAATATACCATTGTCTGTACTCGATCTGGCTCCTGTTTTGGAAGGAAGCACACCCGTTGAATCCTTTAAGAACAGTGCTGATTTAATACAGGCTGCAGAAAAATTTGGATTTAACAGGTATTGGGTAGCTGAGCATCATAATATGCCGGGAATTGCCAGCTCAGCAACATCCGTATTTATCGGGCATCTCGCTGGAGTCACCGATCATATCCGCGTAGGATCAGGAGGAATTATGCTGCCAAACCACGCCTCGCTTGTAATTGCCGAGCAGTTTGGTACTCTGGAAAGTCTCTATCCGGGACGCATTGACCTCGGACTTGGACGTGCACCAGGGAGTGATCAGGCTACAGCATACGCTTTGCGCCGTACGTTAAATCAGCGTGTCGAGGATTTTCCAATGCAGGTTGAAGAACTACAGAACTATTTTGCAGGAACAGCCGGGGTCCGCTCAGTTCCCGGGGAAGGACTGGATATTCCAATCTGGCTGCTTGGTTCAAGTGGATTCAGCGCGCAACTTTCCGCAGAACTCGGACTGCAGTTTTCATTTGCAAGTCACTTTGCCCCGGATTACACCATCCCTGCAGTGAACTTGTACCGCGATAACTTTAAACCATCCGACAAAATGGAAAAGCCGTATGCCATGCTTGGTGTCAATATTATAGCCGCTGATACGGATGAAGAAGCCAAGTATCTTGCAACTTCACAACAGCAGCAATTTTTAAGTATCCGCCGAGGTCAGCCGACCAAACTGCAGCCACCGATTGAAAACATTGACAGTGTCTGGTCTGAAATGGAAAAGGCAGCCGTCGCAAAATCAATTGAATCAAGCGCGACCATTGTCGGCAGCAAGGAAACAGTTAAAGCCGGTTTGGAAAAATTCATTGAGGAAACACAGGCAGATGAATTAATAGTAAACGCACAAATCTATGATCATGAAGCGCGTAAACGGTCGTACGAGATTGTCAGTGAGTTAATGGAATAAAGCGTATTAACATTGGAAAACTTGTCTTATCGCCAAGCCTTCAGTTGCACCTATGCAGTAAGAAAACCACCCTATAAGTTGTTAATCAAACTATGGGGTGGCTTTTTGGTATGAGATCAAGGGATTAGCAATTCGATCTTGCATCTGCCCCGCTATCTGTATTAAGCAAAGTTCCGTTTGGTACGGCGGGTTTGGTTCAAAATACAGCGGGATAAACACAAAGTACAGCGCAGATCAGTCCTTGTACAGCGGGTTCCGCTAAAAATACAGCGGCTTTTGCGAATTATACAGCGTATGGTGGGACAGAAAGCCCGCACTTCAGCCGCTTATCTACCAAGTTTTACAGCAATATCCGCTCCAACCTCAGCATTGTGCTTGACCAATGCTATGTTGGCATCTAAGCTTTTGCCGTTGGTCAGCTCTTTAACTTTGGCAAGGAGAAAAGGTGTTACTTCTTTGCCTGAGACATTATTGTCTGCTGCCTCTTGCAACGCCGTACCAATAATGGCCGAAATTTCCCGCTCGTCCATTGCGTGTTCTTCCGGAATTGGATTGGCAATCACCGCTCCACCGTTAAGATGCAAATCCCACTTTGCTGCCAATGTCCGGGCAACTGTGTCGGGATCATCTGCCCTGAAATTCACTGGTAAATCACTTGTTCGTGTGTAAAAAGCCGGCAGAACATTCGTCTGGTAGCCTATAACGGGTACACCTTTTGTCTCAAGATATTCCATTGTCAGGCCAAGGTCCAGAATCGATTTAGCACCAGCACAGACAACCGCAACATTCGTCTTAGCCAATTCCTCCAGATCAGCAGAAATGTCCATCGATGTTTCAGCACCGCGATGCACCCCGCCAATTCCTCCTGTTACAAAAATACGGATACTGGCAAGCTCAGCACAAATCATTGTTGCAGCAACTGTTGTTGCGCCTTTTTGTCCGGTCGCCAACAGATATGGCAAATCACGCCTTGATGCTTTTGCCACTCCTTCACTTTTGCCAAAATCATCCAGTTCCTCATCACTCAAACCAATCTTTATTTTTCCGTCAAGGATTGCAATAGTCGCCGGAACTGCACCACGGTCACGAATAATCTGTTCGACTTCCCGTGCAGTTTGTACATTTTGCGGATACGGCATCCCATGCGAAATGATGGTTGACTCCAATGCAACAACCGGCTTCCCATGTTCCTTGGCTTCCATAACTTCTTCAGATAACGATAAATATTCCCTCATATCATTTCCTCCATATCTTCTCGTAATTTTTTTGCTGATAAATCCTGCCTAACCGTATATGAGGATTGCAACGTTCTGCTCGCATTGACTATTCCGGCCTTTACTGCACTTAAGATATCCTCACCTTCCATCCATGTATACGTTACCGCCGCTGAAAACGCATCTCCGGCACCAGTTACATCCGCTACTTCATCGATCTTCAGTGCCGGGACAAGGTGAACACCAACCGCATGATTGCCGACGGCCGCCCCATCACTTCCTTCTGTGACCACAACATTTTC is a window of Virgibacillus ihumii DNA encoding:
- a CDS encoding LLM class flavin-dependent oxidoreductase; this translates as MKTFQNIPLSVLDLAPVLEGSTPVESFKNSADLIQAAEKFGFNRYWVAEHHNMPGIASSATSVFIGHLAGVTDHIRVGSGGIMLPNHASLVIAEQFGTLESLYPGRIDLGLGRAPGSDQATAYALRRTLNQRVEDFPMQVEELQNYFAGTAGVRSVPGEGLDIPIWLLGSSGFSAQLSAELGLQFSFASHFAPDYTIPAVNLYRDNFKPSDKMEKPYAMLGVNIIAADTDEEAKYLATSQQQQFLSIRRGQPTKLQPPIENIDSVWSEMEKAAVAKSIESSATIVGSKETVKAGLEKFIEETQADELIVNAQIYDHEARKRSYEIVSELME
- a CDS encoding pseudouridine-5'-phosphate glycosidase produces the protein MREYLSLSEEVMEAKEHGKPVVALESTIISHGMPYPQNVQTAREVEQIIRDRGAVPATIAILDGKIKIGLSDEELDDFGKSEGVAKASRRDLPYLLATGQKGATTVAATMICAELASIRIFVTGGIGGVHRGAETSMDISADLEELAKTNVAVVCAGAKSILDLGLTMEYLETKGVPVIGYQTNVLPAFYTRTSDLPVNFRADDPDTVARTLAAKWDLHLNGGAVIANPIPEEHAMDEREISAIIGTALQEAADNNVSGKEVTPFLLAKVKELTNGKSLDANIALVKHNAEVGADIAVKLGR
- the rlmN gene encoding 23S rRNA (adenine(2503)-C(2))-methyltransferase RlmN, producing MSKPSIYGMTYEKLTDWLLDYGQRRFRVDQVWNWLYKKRVASFADMKNVNKETIELLEENFVLHTLGEEIKQESSDGTIKYLFRLADDNVIETVLMRFNYGLSVCVTTQVGCNIGCSFCASGLLKKSRDLSGGEIVEQIMSVQKHLDEKGEGDRVSHIVVMGIGEPFDNFNNLMDFINVVNDDKGLCIGARHITVSTSGLAHKIYEWADTGTQVNLAISLHAPNNELRTQIMKINRAFPIEKLMASVDYYLEKVNRRITYEYIMLKDVNDHKSEARQLAKLLQDKRHLSYVNLIPYNSVDEHNQYQRSDSASIQAFYETLKENGINCGVRWENGADIDAACGQLRSKQIKKKNAV